GAGCAACTGCATTCTAACTATCGGCATCGGGTGTTATTTGTGGCGGCATACAATGAGCAGGATAACCGTCAACCAGCGGGAATGTCTTTTTGTCTGACCAAGGGCGACAAACTTTATGGACGCTATTGGGGAAGCTTACAGGATATTGACTGTCTGCACTTTGATGCTTGTTACTATACGCCGATTGAGTGGGCGATCGCGCACAATATCCAATCTTTTGACCCAGGTGCAGGTGGGCGGCATAAAAAACGTCGCGGTTTCCCAGCTACGCCCAATCACAGTATGCACCGATTTTACAATCCACGTTTTGCTCAAATTCTACGCAATCATATCAACGAAATTAACAATTACGAACAACAAGAAATTGACGCTATTAACCAAGAGTTACCATTTGCTCAGCGCGATACCGACAAGCAAATAACTTTTGATTGAACTGACATCTTGCATCTAAAGCAATCCTAAATCATTTATAAACTTCTCTCCTTTCTCTTGCTCTGCATCCTCTGTGACTCAGCGGTTCGTTTAAAAAAGTAGCTGTCATAAGTCAAAAACGATGACACAAGTCAACTTACCCCAAGCCATTGCCGTCAATATCCCACCTACACTAACCCTTACACTCACCCACGAGCAGTTCGTTGAGTTGGCCATTGCTAACCGAGATTTACAATTAGAGCGCACTGCTACAGGAGAGTTAATTCTTATGCCACCAACAGGAGGCGAGACAGGGAATAGAAACCTGGATATGGAGGGGCAACTCTGGTTGTGGAACCGTCAGGCTAGACTCGGTAAGGCGTTCAACTCTTCAACTGGCTTTCATCTCCCCAACGGCGCGGATCGTTCTCCTGATGCAGCTTGGGTGCGTCAAGACAGATGGGATGCTCTTAGCCCTGAAGAACGAAAAAGCTTTGTTCCTCTTTGTCCTGATTTCGTGCTGGAACTACGCTCTGAAAGTGACAACATCAAACCCCTGCGAACCAAAATGAGGGAATACATGGAAAACGGAGCGCGTTTAGGTTGGTTGATTGACCGAAAAAACACGAAGGTGGAAATTTACAGGCAAGGCCAGGATGTGGAAGTGTTGGATAATCCTGTAACTTTGTCAGGTGAAGATGTTTTACTTGGGTTTGTTCTAGATTTAACCGAAGTTTGGAATTAACAATATTAAGTTGCGTAATTTGTGGATAAACTTTTATCACACATAAAATAAAAAGTCAAAACACAGAGTATGAGCAATTAACTAAGTTTGCTGTAGAGCAATAGAAGGATTTAGAGGAATCAGTCGCTAGGCGTTAGCATCAGATGTTAGGTAATAGCGGTTAGACCGCAAAAAAAGAGAGAAGGCATTAAACTGAAAATAGGTAGAAAAATAGTGTGTGGATGATGCCTGATTTTGTATGAATCAAACTGATTTAACTTTAGCGGCAATTGATGATAAGCTTTCCAAGCGTTTTATTAACTTAGATCCGGGCGGATATTTTATTATTTACCTGGATCGGGAAGCTGGAGAAATTTGTGCCAAACATTTCACCAATATAATTAGCGATCGCGGTTTAGCTGTCGATCCAGAAACAGGGAAACCCATCCCCGTAAGAGGCAAGGTGGAACGTACCCACGCAGCGCTATTTACTGGCAGAACCGCTAAGGAACTTTGCGTCAAAATTTTTGAGGAAACTCAGCCCAGCCCGGTGACAATGCTGGATCATGCAGCTTATCTGGGTCGAGAATTTGTTCGGGCTGAGTTGGCTTTAGTTAATCGGCAGGAATACGTTCAGGATTAGCCGGAGAAGCCTTGATAGAAGAAGTAAGTTGCCATCGGAATCACGGTAGCGGCAATCAGTAAGCCAATTACCCAAACGGTAGCGTTGTCAGTGTCAGTTTCTTCTGCGGTTTTAAAGGTTCTGGCTACGTTAAGCGTATCTGTGACTTGAGGGGGGCCTGGGTCTGGCTCTCCTGAGAGTACAGCAACTAAGCGATCGCTTGCATCCGCTAAAGCTTGATTGTATTTATTGCCTTCCCGCAATGGCACCTGTACAGTTT
The genomic region above belongs to Funiculus sociatus GB2-C1 and contains:
- a CDS encoding DUF4346 domain-containing protein, coding for MNQTDLTLAAIDDKLSKRFINLDPGGYFIIYLDREAGEICAKHFTNIISDRGLAVDPETGKPIPVRGKVERTHAALFTGRTAKELCVKIFEETQPSPVTMLDHAAYLGREFVRAELALVNRQEYVQD
- a CDS encoding Uma2 family endonuclease, translated to MTQVNLPQAIAVNIPPTLTLTLTHEQFVELAIANRDLQLERTATGELILMPPTGGETGNRNLDMEGQLWLWNRQARLGKAFNSSTGFHLPNGADRSPDAAWVRQDRWDALSPEERKSFVPLCPDFVLELRSESDNIKPLRTKMREYMENGARLGWLIDRKNTKVEIYRQGQDVEVLDNPVTLSGEDVLLGFVLDLTEVWN